In Leisingera sp. NJS204, the DNA window CTTTCGGAGATTACGACGGCATGTTCCGCGATATGCTGGACGGCAACGGCTTTGAATTTCAAACCTGGGCCGTGGTGGACGGGGTGCTGCCGGACAGCGCCGATGAGGCCGACGCCTGGCTGATCACCGGCTCCAAGCATGGCGCCTATGAAGACCACGCCTGGATCCCGCCGCTGGAGGATCTGATCCGCGAGATCAACGCCAGGAAACAGCCGCTGGCCGGCATCTGTTTCGGCCATCAGATCATTGCCCAAGCGCTTGGCGGCAAGGTCAGGAAGTTCGAGGGCGGCTGGGCCGTGGGCCGTGTCACCTATCAGGTGGACGGCAAGGACCTGACCCTCAATGCCTGGCATCAGGATCAGGTGGTGGAACGGCCCCAAGGGGCCCGCGTGCTGGGCGGCAACGGCTTTTGCCAGAACGGTATCCTGGCCTATGGCGACCACATCATCTCCTGGCAGCCCCACCCCGAATTTCCCAGCGCCTTTGTCGGCGGCCTGATTGAAAAACGCGGCCGCGGCGTGGTGCCGGACGACCTGCTGGACCGTGCAGCCGCCGAGCTGGACGCCCCCGTGGACAACCAAGAAATCGCAACCCTCCTCGCAGAATTTTACAGGAAAGAGAGGACGTAATGTCAGCCTGGCTCGACGCCCTTCCCGAAGCAGCAAAAACCTATCTGGAGGGCCGTCGTCTCGACGAAGTTGAATGCGTTATCTCGGACCTTCCCGGTATCGCCCGTGGCAAGGCGGTACCGGCATCGAAATTCGCAAAAACCGACTATTTCCACCTGCCCGACAGCATCTTCTACCAGACCATCACCGGCGACTGGGCCGATGCCGCGGATGAGGACGGCTGGATCGAAAAGGACATGACGCTGAAGCCGGACATGTCCACGGCCACAGCGGCGCCCTGGACCGGCGACTGGACGCTACAGGTGATCCACGACGCCTATGACCGGCACGACAAACCAATCCCCTACAGCCCGCGCAATGTGCTGAAGCGGGTGGTGCAGCTTTACCACGACAAGGGCTGGAAGCCGGTAGTGGCGCCGGAAATGGAGTTTTTCCTGGTTGCCCGCAACATTGATCCTGCGCATGAGATCAAGCCGATGATGGGCCGCTCCGGCCGCCCGGCGGCGGCGCGTCAGGCCTATTCGATGACTGCGGTGGATGAATTCGGTCCGGTGATCGACGATATCTATGATTTCGCCGAGGCCCAGGGTTTTGAAATCGACGGCATCACCCAGGAAGGCGGCGCCGGCCAGCTGGAGATCAACCTGCTGCACGGCGACCCGGTCAAACTGGCAGATGAAGTCTTCTACTTCAAACGGCTGATCCGCGAAGCGGCGCTGCGCCACGACTGTTTTGCCACTTTCATGGCCAAGCCAATCGAAGATGAGCCGGGCTCAGCCATGCACATCCACCATTCGGTTCTGGATATGGAAACCGGCGAGAATATCTTTTCCGGCCCGCAGGGCGGTGAGACGGATGCGTTTTACAACTACATCGCAGGCTTCCAGAACCATCTGCCGGCGGGACTGGCAGTGATGGCGCCTTATGTGAACTCCTACCGCCGTTACGTGAAGGACCACGCCGCCCCGATCAATCTGGAATGGGCGCGCGACAATCGCACCACCGGCATCCGGATCCCGCTGTCGGGCCCCGCGGCGCGGCGGGTGGAAAACCGCATCGCCGGTATGGACTGCAATCCGTACCTGGGCATCGCCCTGTCGCTGGCCTGCGGCTATCTTGGCCTGATCAACGAGGAGCGCCCGCGCAAGCAGTTCAAGGGCGACGCCTATGAGGGCGAAGGCGATATCCCGCAAGTAATGGGTCAGGCGCTGGATCTTTTTGACGAGGCCACTGAATTGCATGAGGTTCTGGGCCCGGAATTCGCCCGCGTTTACTCCATCGTGAAACGCGCGGAATATGACGAATTCCTTCAGGTGATCTCCCCCTGGGAGCGCGAGCATCTGCTGATGAACGTGTAAACCTCCGGCGCTGCGCCCAGGTGCAGCGCCAATGCAATTGAGTATTTTTAGAAAGATGAAGTGCAGGCCGTCCCGGCGGACGACTGCGCCGGAAAGAGGTGTGCTATGGGCATGAACTTGCTCTATTCCAATGACCGGAAGGGCGAATATCCAAACAGCTGGTACGCGGTAACAGCCGCGCCTATGGATCGCTTCGCGGCTCTTGATGGCGACGTGACGGCCGATGTCTGCATCGTCGGCGGCGGCTATACCGGCCTGTCCGCTGCGCTGCATCTGGCCGAGGCCGGGCAGCGTGTTGTGCTGCTGGAAGCGCACCGCGTGGGCTTTGGTGCCTCGGGCCGCAATGGCGGCCAGCTTGGCAGCGGCCAGCGGATGGAACAGGACGGCCTGGAAGCGCTGATGGGCAAGGCCGACGCGCTAAAACTCTGGCAGCTGGGTGAAGATGCCAAGGATCTGGTGAAAGCGTTGATTTCCCGGCACAGCATCGACTGCCATCTGACCCCCGGCATTGCCCATGCCTGTTTCTCCAAAGGCGAAGCAGCCCATGAACACGCCTATGCCGAACATCTGCAAAACCGCTACGGCTACGATCAGATCGAACCGCTGGATGAGGCTGGATTGCACGCCATCTGCCCCTCGCCCGCCTATCAGGGCGGATCGCTGGACATGGGTGCCGCCCATTTGCACCCGCTGAACTATGCCCTGGGCCTGGCCCGGGCGGCCGCTGATGCGGGGGCGCAGATCTCTGAGCAAAGCGAGGTTCTGGACATCCAGGAAGGCGCGCAAATCCGGGTGCGGACTGCAAATGGAACGGTTACGGCCGGGCATTTGATCCTCGCCTGCAACGGCTATCTGGGCGGGTTGAACCGCCAAGTCGCCGCGCGGGTGATGCCGATCAACAATTTCATCGTTGCCACCGAACCGCTGGAAGAAGACGCGGCCCGGGTGCTTGCCCAGGACGTCGCCGTTGCGGACACGAAATTCGTGGTGAACTATTTCCGTCTCAGCCATGACAAACGGCTGCTGTTTGGCGGCGGCGAAAGCTATGGCTACCGGTTTCCCGCCGATATCGAGGCCACGGTGCGCAAACCGATGCAGCAGATCTTCCCGCATACCAAAGATATTCGCGTCGACTACGCCTGGGGCGGAACCCTGGGCATCACCATGAAACGGATGCCCTATCTTGCGCGGCTGGCGCCCAATGTGCTGACTGCCTCCGGTTACTCCGGCCATGGTGTCGGCACCGCCACCCATGCAGGCCAGCTGATGGCGCAGGCGATCCAGGGACAGGCAGAAGGGTTCGACACCCTGGCCCGCGTCCCTGCCCCGCGTTTCCCGGGCGGACCGCGGATGCGCTCGCCGCTCTTGGTGCTGGCAATGACTTGGTTTGCCTTGCGCGACCGGCTGGGGGTCTGACCCCAGGCCGGTTTCCGCGCAACTCCGCAACATTTCTGTGAAATTTCGCCTGCGCCTGCATTTTCCGCCGCGTCGCCTCTTGGCATTTCCGGCATCTAGTTTTACATTTCCTGAAGCAACAATTCAGGATTTTGAAATATGGCTCTGCCGCCCAACGTTCATGACGCTGAACCCATTCCCGCAGCTGCCCTTGAGGCAATCGAGGCCCTGATGCAGTCGGGCGACCTGTTCCGCTACACCGCGCCGGAAAACGCTCCGGTCACGCTGCTGGAACAGGAATATGCGGACCTTTTGGGCAGCAAATATGCGCTGGCAGTCTCCTCCTGCTCCGCCGCCTTGTTCCTGTCACTGAAAGCGCTTGGCCTGCCGCGCGACGCGCGCGTGCTGATCCCCGCTTTCACCTTTGCCGCCGTGCCGTCCTCGGTGGTGCACGCCGACTGCGTGCCGGTGCTGTGCGAGGTCGGCGGCAACTACCGTATCGACATGGCAGATTTCGAGACCAAGCTGGACAGCGTGCAGGCGGTGATCATCAGCCACATGCGCGGCCATACCTCCGACATGGATGCGATCATGGCGCTGTGCGATGCCCGCGGCATCCCGGTGGTCGAGGACGCGGCCCATTCGCTGGGCACCACCTGGAACGGCCGGAATATCGGCACTATCGGCAAGGTTGGCTGCTTCTCCTTCCAGTCCTACAAGATGGTTAACGCCGGCGAAGGCGGTATCCTGGTCACCGATGACGCCGATCTGATTGCCCGCGCCGTGATCATGTCCGGCGCCTATGAACACAATTGGAAAAAGCACAAGGGCCCGCATGGGGAAAACACCCCGGATCTGGAGCAGGCCTTTGCCAAGTGGCAGAACCAGCTGCCGCTGTATAACTTGCGGATGAGCAACCTGTCCGCCGTCGTGATCCGCCCGCAGCTGCCGGAACTGGCGCGCCGGGTGCGCGACGGGCTGGCCAACCATGACTATGTGGCCGAACGGCTGAATGCCTCCCCTTTCTTTGACGTGCCCGCACCGCTGGCCCCTGAACGCCGCGCGCCGGATTCGATCCAGTTCAATCTGGCAGGCCTCAGCGAGGCGCAGACCCGCGCCTTTGCCAGCGCGGCAGAAGCCAAGGGCGTCAAGGTGCAGGTCTTCGGCCTCTCTACCGACAACGCCCGCGCCTTCTGGAACTGGCAGTTCCTGCGCGATCAGCCCGATCTGCCGCAAACCCGCGCCATGCTGATGAAGGCTTGCGACGTGCGCTTGCCGGTGCGCCTGACCCATGCCGAACTGGATGTGATTGCAGACATTCTGCTGGCCGCGGCCGAGGAAACGATGGCCAAGGCTGCCGCCTGAAAACTACCAGTGTTTGAACACGCTGCAACCCCGGCCCTTGTGCCGGGGTTTTTCGTGATTGCAATCCAGGGCTGCGCCGTACAGTTTGCCGCCATGACCCCGCTTCCCGAATTTGAACGGCGCCCGGCCACAGCCCTGGTTGCGATGGCCAATGCGCTCAGCATGGGCGATCCCGTCAGCGAGGACGCGCTGACGCAAATCATCCGCGCGGTTTCCACCAGCAGCAGTGAACGGGCTGCGCTTTTGGCCGCCATCGGGGCCGCGAACGACCCGGAAACCGGACTTACCGTGGCGGATCTGCTGACTGCCTTCGCCACCCGGGCCGGAAATGCCGAAGCCCAGGCGCAGGATGCCGATCAGGTGATCGGACAATGGTCGCAACGCCTGGCAGCCGGCGCGCTTCTGGCCAGCTTCGGCGCCGCCATTGCCGGCACAGTAACGGGCGGGCTGGCCCTTGGCCTGACCCTTTTATCTTTTTCAGGTTTCATCTTCGCCACCGCATCCCGCCTCGGCGGACGGGCGCGGCGGCGGATCAAAACGCAAGAACGCGAAGCCGCGGAAACACTGGCCCGCCATGTGCTGGAAGCCGCAAAGAACACGGGCAGTGCAAAGTGATATGGAAATTTCAGCACTCCATGCCTATATTGGTCGTGAAACCGGAGAACAGCATGTTTGAAGCCATGGGAATGGAAACAGTCATCGTCAGCGCAATTGCCGGGGCCTGCACCCTGTCTTTTGCTGCAAGCGCCTACCTGTTTCATCGCTCCAAACCGCAGCCGGAAACCGGCGATTTGGACGAAATCGTCAGGAATGCGCCGTACCACCGGCTGCACAATGTCCTGAAAATCAAACCCGGCGCCTGACCGCCGATCCCGGCGTCTGGACCCCGGCGCAGCGCACGGGCGCTGCAAGTCTTGCGCTGAAACCGCATAAAAACAGAATGACACCGCACCGCGGTGCCACGCCCAACTGTAAGGAACAGTCGCAAACTGTTTGCGAACAGGCGGGAGCCCCTGTTGATCAGTCCCCCGCTGCCGCCAATCGCCTCACTTCATCCTGGACAGTTTTTCCTGCAGCTCAGCCAGCTGCTTCTTGATGTCGTCCAGGTCCTCGCCGCCTTCGGATTTCTCTTCCCCGGGTGCGCCGCCGGTCCAGCCGGCCCCGCCAAGGCCGCCGGTCATTGCCTTCAGAAACGCTTCCTGCTGCGCCTTCATCGCCTCAAACCCCGGCATCTTGGCCATCGGATTCATCGCGCTCATGTTTTCCATCATCTTGGACTGGCTTTCGCGCAGCATATCAAAGGAAGACTGCAGAAACTGCGGCATTACCCCGCCGCCGGGCACCATGTAACTGCGCACCAGGTCGTTCAGAACATTCACCGGCAGTACATTCTCGCCGCGGCTTTCATGCTCTGCAATGATCTGCAGTAGGTACTGCCGTGTCAGGTCATCGCCCGTTTTCAGGTCGACGATCTGCACTTCCCGCCCTTCCCGGATGAACCCCGCGATATCTTCCAGCGTGACGTAATCGCTGGTCTCGGTGTTATAAAGCCTGCGGCTCGCGTACCGCTTGATCAGCAAGGGTTTGTCCTGCTCTGCCATGTCTTCCCTCCCCGGTCATGACGCATTGCAGCAAAGCCTATGCCAGCGCAGAACAAAAGGGAAGCCTTCGCATGTTTTCCGCAACATTTGTTCCGGACAGCCCATTTGCACCGCCGTTGCAGCACCTGCAGGTTCAACTGCGGTGATCCACCCGGCGATGCTCTATCACCCGGATGGCGGCGTGTTTTTCGCTACTTGGAGGCTGCCCGTCATAGAATACCGTTTGAGATCCGGGGCAGTATCGCAACCCGCTGGCCCTTGGTCGAACGTGCGGATCTTGCCCGCGCCTACCGTCTGCTGATGGAGCCCCCCAAGCTAAAAGGCCACTTCAATGCCAGAGCGGAAACCGGCGTGCCAATGGCAAAGATCACCCGCGGGATTGCCCGGCGCCAGGACCATGACGCCAGCTATGTTGTGCGCAGCCTCAGCCACGTGCAGATCAAATACGGCGATTGGGCCGAGGGGCCGGCATTGGATCAGCAGATGGGGTCTGCAAAACTGCGCCAAATGACCGGCTGGGAGCCGCAATACACCAGTTTCCGCAATGCGCAGTTTTGACCTCAAGGCAGCTTTCCATGAACAAAAATCGAACATTTTGCAATTGAGGTGCAGAAAACAGGGCATGATGTGATACAATTCAGGCAGAGTCTTTTCGAGTCTGTGGTAGCGGGAATGATGGCTGACCAAGGGGACAGACAAAGACAAGCTGCTGTTTTAATCGCTGATGTGGCTGGGTTTTCCGCACTGGTTGAGACCGGGGAGGCGGAAGCGGTCGCTGCCGTTCGCACTCTTGCGGACGATATCGTCGTGCCAGCCGCACAGCAGTATTCAGGCCGGCTTGTCAAATCACAGGGCGACGGCTTTCTGCTGGAGTTCCAAACTTCCGTGCAAGCGGTCAAAGCCGCCTTGCTGATTGCCAAGCGGACCGCTGCCGCGGCGGCCAGCCATCCTCCGCCACATCTGCACCTGAGAATGGGAATTCACACAGGAACCGTCATTGCTGCCGGGGACGATCTGTTCGGCAATTGCGTCAATATCGCCGCCCGCCTCGAAAGCCTTGCAGGACCTGGTGAAATCTGTGTTTCCGGCACGGTTCAAGAACAGGTCCGCGGCAGGATCAATGCAGCCTTTGACGACCTCGGCCTGCAGGTTATCCGCAACATCTCAGACCCGGTGCGGATCTTCCGCATAGCCGAAAACCCGATGCCGCGCTTTGAGGCCGAAGGCCCTGCCTACGAAGTGTCCGTGGCCGTTCTGCCTTTCCTGAACAAATCCCCCGCTGCTCCCGGTGCAGACAGTCTGGGCGAAACCCTGACCGAAGACGTGACCATTGGCCTTTCCCGGTTCCGTGAGCTGCGTGTCATTTCCCGCACCACTGCACTCCGCTTTGCCGGCAGCGCATCTGAAACATCCCTGGCTGCAGTGGAATTGGGCGTCCGTTACCTGGTTGAGGGCACGGTGCGGCAACGGTCCGGACAATTGCGTGTCGCTGTTTCGCTGGCAGATGGCTACAGCGGCACAACGCTGCTTAGTGAACAATACGATCTGGAAAATCAGGCCGGGTTCAGCCTTCAGGACGCTTTGGCACGGCAAATCACCCAAACCCTGGCCGGACAGTTGCAGGCCACCGCAAAACGGATATCAGCCGAAGTTCTGGCCAGCGGCGGCCCTTGGACATCCAAGGAACTGGTCCTGCAAGCCAAAGCTCTGATCCTCGACACCCGGGACACACTGTATCAATGCAGGGAATTGTACCGGAGTGCCTGTGACAGCGATCCTGGGAACCCGTCGGCCTATTCCGGATTGGCGCTCACATTTCTGGTCGAATGGATGAGCGGCTGGGGCCTGTCCCCTGAAGCCACCCTGGATCAGGCCTTCCCGTATCTGCGCCGCGCCGCCCGTATCGACCCTCTGGACAGCGCCGTGCAGCGCCGCCTGGCCGTCATGCATCTGTTCAAGGGCGAATTTTCTCTGGCAGAAGACCATTTCCAGCGCGCCCTTGCCCTGAACCCGAACGACACTGACGCAATGGCTTTCCGCGGCCTGTCTTATGTGTACCGGGGCCAGCCCGAAAAGGCCCTTGCCGAATTGGATCAAGCCTCTGGCCGCAACCCGTTCCATCCAACCTACTTCCACTGGTTCAGGGGGCTGGCGCTGTATATGTGCCGGGAGTACCGCCCTGGCATATCAGAAGTGAACAAGGCTGTCGGGCTGTTTCCGGGCTTTCCGGCCCCGCACCGCCATCTGGCTGCCTGCTATGCACAACTGGGAGACAGGGCTGCGGCGGCACGGGAATGCGGGCGTATCCTTGGCCTGGAGCCGGAGTTTTCGCTCGCCCGCATCAGCAAGACCATGCCCTTTGTCAGAGCAGCAGATCTGGAGCACTACTGCGACGGTCTGCGGCGGGCCGGATTGCCGGACTGACCCCTGAACGGCAAAAGGGCAGGCCTTGCGGCCCGCCCTTTCTCACAGTCCGGCTCCGTCAGGGAGGAGAGCCAGGGCCGGTCTGTGGTCGATCTTACTTTGCAGTGGCCGAAGCTTTTTTCGCAGCGGAGGTCACTTCGTCGGTGGCCTTTTTCACAGCTGCGGTGGCTTCTTCGCCCATGTCTTTTCCGGCAGCCATCACCAGTTCAACGGTTTCCATCTGGACCTTCTTGGCGATCTCAGCAAAGGCAGCCATGTTTTCAGCAGCCACTTCAGCAGAAGCGGAGGCGAAATCGGTTGCGGCTTTGGCATAGTCGGCCGGGTCGGCTTTGACTTTGGACACATCGCCCAGCTTGGAGATGGTTTCTTTGGTCCACTTGTTCGAGAGCTCAGCGGATTTGCCGGCAGCGTCCAGCGCAACGGCGGACAGCTTCTCGTTCAGGGCTGCGGTGTTTTTGAATACGTCTTCCATCGCTTTGGTGTCGACCGGGAATGCGCCCATGAAGTCTTTCATCATCGCGGTGAAGTCTTGGGTCTTTGCCATAGTTCTAATTCCTCAGAAAGCTGCAGCAGGACCATCCTGCGCTCTTAGCATGAGAGGAATATGCGTGCCGCACTGCAGCATTTCAAGGTTTTTGATGCTGCAGTGCAGAAAAAAATCGCAAATCCTGTCAAATCAACGGTTTGCCTTGACCTTAACATAAGACCCAGGGGCCGGCATCAAAGACGGATAGCCCGAATCTCCCACGTCGCGGGCGGGAACCTGCTTGCCGGACCGCTTTTTAAGCCACTCATTCCAGCGCGGCCACCAGGAGCCTTCGTGGTATTCCGCCCCTGCCATCCAGGCTTCGCTATCGCCTTTCAGATCAGCGTTGGTGTAGTGGCCGTATTTCTTTTTGCTGGGCGGGTTGACGATACCCGCGATATGTCCGGACTCCGACACGATGAAGTTTTTGCTGCGCGATCCCATTTGCTGCACGCCGCGGTAGCAGTCTTTCCAGCGGGCGATATGGTCGGTCTCGCAGGTGATCGACATCAGCGGCACATCCACATCCTTGATATGCAGCTTGTGGCCCATCAGCTCGAACCCCTCGCCAACGAATTCATTATTCTGGCAAAGGCCCCGCAGATACTGCACCGCCATCCGGCCCGGCAGGTTGGCGCCATCGCCGTTCCAATAGAGCAGATCAAAGGCGGGCGGGGTCTCGCCCATCATGTAGCTTTTGACAGCGGGGCCATAGATCAGATCCTTGGAGCGCAGGAACGACATGGTGCGTGCAATCACCCAGGAGCGCAGCAGCCCTTCCTCTTCCACCTGCGCCTCTATCCCGTCAACGAAGTCATTCTGCAGGAACGGCGTGAATTCGCCCTGATCACCAAAGTCGGTAAGCGTGGTAAAGAAAGTCGCCGATTTCACCGAAGTGTCGCCGCGCTGCTTCAGCAGCGACAAGGTCA includes these proteins:
- a CDS encoding type 1 glutamine amidotransferase, encoding MKIGILQTGHSPEDLFGPFGDYDGMFRDMLDGNGFEFQTWAVVDGVLPDSADEADAWLITGSKHGAYEDHAWIPPLEDLIREINARKQPLAGICFGHQIIAQALGGKVRKFEGGWAVGRVTYQVDGKDLTLNAWHQDQVVERPQGARVLGGNGFCQNGILAYGDHIISWQPHPEFPSAFVGGLIEKRGRGVVPDDLLDRAAAELDAPVDNQEIATLLAEFYRKERT
- a CDS encoding glutamine synthetase family protein yields the protein MSAWLDALPEAAKTYLEGRRLDEVECVISDLPGIARGKAVPASKFAKTDYFHLPDSIFYQTITGDWADAADEDGWIEKDMTLKPDMSTATAAPWTGDWTLQVIHDAYDRHDKPIPYSPRNVLKRVVQLYHDKGWKPVVAPEMEFFLVARNIDPAHEIKPMMGRSGRPAAARQAYSMTAVDEFGPVIDDIYDFAEAQGFEIDGITQEGGAGQLEINLLHGDPVKLADEVFYFKRLIREAALRHDCFATFMAKPIEDEPGSAMHIHHSVLDMETGENIFSGPQGGETDAFYNYIAGFQNHLPAGLAVMAPYVNSYRRYVKDHAAPINLEWARDNRTTGIRIPLSGPAARRVENRIAGMDCNPYLGIALSLACGYLGLINEERPRKQFKGDAYEGEGDIPQVMGQALDLFDEATELHEVLGPEFARVYSIVKRAEYDEFLQVISPWEREHLLMNV
- a CDS encoding NAD(P)/FAD-dependent oxidoreductase, encoding MGMNLLYSNDRKGEYPNSWYAVTAAPMDRFAALDGDVTADVCIVGGGYTGLSAALHLAEAGQRVVLLEAHRVGFGASGRNGGQLGSGQRMEQDGLEALMGKADALKLWQLGEDAKDLVKALISRHSIDCHLTPGIAHACFSKGEAAHEHAYAEHLQNRYGYDQIEPLDEAGLHAICPSPAYQGGSLDMGAAHLHPLNYALGLARAAADAGAQISEQSEVLDIQEGAQIRVRTANGTVTAGHLILACNGYLGGLNRQVAARVMPINNFIVATEPLEEDAARVLAQDVAVADTKFVVNYFRLSHDKRLLFGGGESYGYRFPADIEATVRKPMQQIFPHTKDIRVDYAWGGTLGITMKRMPYLARLAPNVLTASGYSGHGVGTATHAGQLMAQAIQGQAEGFDTLARVPAPRFPGGPRMRSPLLVLAMTWFALRDRLGV
- a CDS encoding DegT/DnrJ/EryC1/StrS family aminotransferase; protein product: MALPPNVHDAEPIPAAALEAIEALMQSGDLFRYTAPENAPVTLLEQEYADLLGSKYALAVSSCSAALFLSLKALGLPRDARVLIPAFTFAAVPSSVVHADCVPVLCEVGGNYRIDMADFETKLDSVQAVIISHMRGHTSDMDAIMALCDARGIPVVEDAAHSLGTTWNGRNIGTIGKVGCFSFQSYKMVNAGEGGILVTDDADLIARAVIMSGAYEHNWKKHKGPHGENTPDLEQAFAKWQNQLPLYNLRMSNLSAVVIRPQLPELARRVRDGLANHDYVAERLNASPFFDVPAPLAPERRAPDSIQFNLAGLSEAQTRAFASAAEAKGVKVQVFGLSTDNARAFWNWQFLRDQPDLPQTRAMLMKACDVRLPVRLTHAELDVIADILLAAAEETMAKAAA
- the phaR gene encoding polyhydroxyalkanoate synthesis repressor PhaR — translated: MAEQDKPLLIKRYASRRLYNTETSDYVTLEDIAGFIREGREVQIVDLKTGDDLTRQYLLQIIAEHESRGENVLPVNVLNDLVRSYMVPGGGVMPQFLQSSFDMLRESQSKMMENMSAMNPMAKMPGFEAMKAQQEAFLKAMTGGLGGAGWTGGAPGEEKSEGGEDLDDIKKQLAELQEKLSRMK
- a CDS encoding adenylate/guanylate cyclase domain-containing protein; the encoded protein is MMADQGDRQRQAAVLIADVAGFSALVETGEAEAVAAVRTLADDIVVPAAQQYSGRLVKSQGDGFLLEFQTSVQAVKAALLIAKRTAAAAASHPPPHLHLRMGIHTGTVIAAGDDLFGNCVNIAARLESLAGPGEICVSGTVQEQVRGRINAAFDDLGLQVIRNISDPVRIFRIAENPMPRFEAEGPAYEVSVAVLPFLNKSPAAPGADSLGETLTEDVTIGLSRFRELRVISRTTALRFAGSASETSLAAVELGVRYLVEGTVRQRSGQLRVAVSLADGYSGTTLLSEQYDLENQAGFSLQDALARQITQTLAGQLQATAKRISAEVLASGGPWTSKELVLQAKALILDTRDTLYQCRELYRSACDSDPGNPSAYSGLALTFLVEWMSGWGLSPEATLDQAFPYLRRAARIDPLDSAVQRRLAVMHLFKGEFSLAEDHFQRALALNPNDTDAMAFRGLSYVYRGQPEKALAELDQASGRNPFHPTYFHWFRGLALYMCREYRPGISEVNKAVGLFPGFPAPHRHLAACYAQLGDRAAAARECGRILGLEPEFSLARISKTMPFVRAADLEHYCDGLRRAGLPD
- a CDS encoding phasin family protein; translation: MAKTQDFTAMMKDFMGAFPVDTKAMEDVFKNTAALNEKLSAVALDAAGKSAELSNKWTKETISKLGDVSKVKADPADYAKAATDFASASAEVAAENMAAFAEIAKKVQMETVELVMAAGKDMGEEATAAVKKATDEVTSAAKKASATAK